In Dolichospermum flos-aquae CCAP 1403/13F, the following proteins share a genomic window:
- a CDS encoding PH domain-containing protein → MGIREEVFYEGGPHIGDLIFNLLIGLTVVGIPLAVGAIVRAIWLRFRITDRRICVTGGWMGRDRFDVIYSEVVKVVKVPRAIGLWGDMAITLKNGTLIEMRAVPNFREVYDYINEKVAAKNPQYSSLK, encoded by the coding sequence ATGGGCATTCGTGAAGAAGTTTTTTATGAGGGTGGTCCCCACATTGGGGATTTGATTTTCAACCTGCTAATTGGACTGACAGTGGTGGGTATCCCCTTAGCTGTGGGGGCAATAGTCAGGGCTATATGGCTGCGCTTCCGGATCACAGATCGAAGGATATGTGTAACTGGCGGTTGGATGGGACGCGATCGCTTTGATGTAATTTATTCAGAAGTGGTAAAAGTTGTCAAAGTTCCCCGTGCCATCGGCCTATGGGGAGATATGGCAATCACTCTCAAAAATGGTACTCTCATAGAAATGCGGGCTGTTCCTAACTTTCGGGAAGTCTATGACTACATTAATGAAAAAGTTGCTGCTAAAAATCCCCAATATAGCAGTCTTAAATAA
- the yidC gene encoding membrane protein insertase YidC gives MDFGIGFLSNNVMLPIIDLFYGFVPSYGLAIVALTLIIRFALYPLSAGSIRSMRRMKVVQPLMQKRMAEIKERYKDDQQKQQEEMLKVQNEFGNPLAGCLPLLLQMPVLLALFATLRGSPFSGVNYSVNLQIFPQEQIERIQPQAFATSPQNIYIADGEHTPISAILPGGNKLTVGEKTKIQYQTVEGKPFDLLLAEHPETKLTPDWKITKGEERVKIDAQGNIEALEPGDVTIQGTIPGLAAEKGFLFIDALGRVGAIDADNTVHWDIVGMIVFFGISLYVSQMLSGQNSSGGNPQQDTVNKITPVIFSGMFLFFPLPAGVLMYMVIGNVFQTVQTYILSREPLPEEIQKIVDLQEKEAQTIEVKALPFEPKSSKKKANG, from the coding sequence ATGGATTTTGGTATCGGGTTTCTCTCGAACAACGTGATGTTGCCAATCATAGACCTTTTCTATGGTTTTGTCCCTAGCTATGGGTTGGCGATAGTAGCTTTAACATTGATTATCCGCTTTGCACTCTATCCCCTGAGTGCCGGTTCTATCCGTAGTATGCGACGGATGAAAGTTGTGCAACCGCTGATGCAAAAGCGCATGGCAGAAATCAAAGAACGCTATAAAGACGATCAGCAAAAGCAACAAGAGGAAATGCTCAAGGTCCAAAATGAATTTGGTAATCCCTTAGCAGGATGTCTCCCTCTACTTTTGCAGATGCCAGTATTACTAGCACTGTTTGCCACTTTGCGGGGGTCGCCTTTTTCCGGCGTTAACTATTCCGTTAATCTGCAAATCTTCCCTCAAGAACAAATTGAGCGCATTCAACCCCAAGCCTTTGCCACTTCTCCGCAAAATATTTATATTGCTGATGGAGAACATACTCCCATTTCTGCCATTTTACCAGGCGGTAATAAGTTAACAGTGGGAGAAAAGACTAAGATTCAATATCAAACCGTAGAAGGGAAACCATTTGATTTGCTCTTAGCAGAACACCCAGAAACTAAATTAACACCTGACTGGAAAATCACTAAAGGTGAAGAAAGGGTTAAAATTGATGCCCAAGGCAATATAGAGGCTCTAGAACCCGGAGACGTGACCATTCAAGGCACAATTCCCGGACTAGCAGCAGAGAAAGGATTTCTCTTTATTGATGCTTTGGGTCGAGTCGGAGCTATTGATGCCGATAACACAGTCCACTGGGATATTGTGGGGATGATTGTCTTCTTTGGTATCAGCCTTTATGTGAGCCAAATGCTTTCTGGACAAAATTCCAGCGGTGGCAACCCTCAGCAAGATACAGTAAATAAAATTACCCCTGTCATCTTTTCTGGGATGTTTTTATTCTTTCCCCTACCGGCTGGGGTACTCATGTATATGGTAATTGGTAACGTTTTCCAAACCGTCCAAACCTATATTCTCTCCCGTGAACCTCTACCAGAAGAAATTCAAAAAATCGTAGATTTACAAGAGAAAGAAGCCCAAACTATCGAAGTAAAAGCGTTGCCATTTGAACCCAAAAGTTCTAAGAAAAAGGCTAATGGTTGA
- the miaA gene encoding tRNA (adenosine(37)-N6)-dimethylallyltransferase MiaA, with product MTKLIVICGATATGKSGLALSLARRLNTVILSADSRQVYREFDIGTAKPNVIEQKSVPHYLIDICEPTEIMTLADYQEQAQALIASLGVETLLLVGGTGLYIRSIVQGMKIPRVAPQPELRSQLESLGQIQLYQILRQVDAIAAQKIHAHDLVRTLRALEVYYTTGIPISEQQGENPPNYPILQICLDSDAEHLDVRIRNRTEQMIADGLVGEVEYLCQKYGTDLSLLNTLGYQEIKQYLTGELSLEEAKELIFLHTRQFAKRQRTWFRQSPNLEYVDMNNPDLLETVWRRINRSPTS from the coding sequence ATGACTAAATTAATTGTAATTTGTGGGGCAACAGCGACGGGTAAATCTGGTTTGGCTTTGAGTTTAGCGAGGAGATTAAATACTGTAATTCTTAGTGCGGATTCTCGTCAAGTGTATCGTGAGTTTGATATTGGTACAGCTAAACCAAATGTGATTGAACAAAAATCAGTTCCCCATTATTTGATAGATATCTGTGAACCAACTGAAATAATGACATTAGCAGATTATCAGGAACAAGCACAAGCTTTAATTGCTAGTTTGGGAGTTGAAACACTGTTGTTAGTTGGAGGGACTGGTTTATATATTCGTTCCATTGTGCAAGGAATGAAGATTCCCCGAGTTGCACCACAGCCAGAATTGCGATCGCAATTAGAATCTCTTGGGCAAATTCAACTTTACCAGATATTGCGACAAGTTGATGCGATCGCTGCTCAAAAAATTCATGCTCACGATTTGGTGCGAACTTTAAGAGCTTTGGAGGTTTACTATACAACTGGTATTCCCATTTCTGAGCAGCAAGGAGAAAATCCTCCGAATTATCCAATTTTACAAATTTGTTTAGATTCTGATGCCGAACATTTAGATGTGAGAATTCGCAACCGGACTGAGCAAATGATAGCTGATGGTTTAGTTGGTGAAGTTGAATATCTTTGTCAAAAATATGGTACTGATTTATCTTTATTAAATACATTAGGATATCAAGAAATCAAGCAATATTTAACTGGTGAACTTTCTTTAGAAGAAGCTAAAGAATTAATTTTTTTACATACCAGACAATTCGCCAAACGTCAACGAACTTGGTTTAGACAATCTCCTAATCTTGAATATGTTGACATGAATAATCCTGATTTATTAGAAACTGTTTGGAGACGAATAAATAGATCCCCGACTTCTTGA
- a CDS encoding DUF2808 domain-containing protein yields the protein MKCLLSALAVTSCLLTSFSATTWAQSLPGLTLFSGVKADNQLPYRLDFGGQTHSTDRYILRLPAQKMKLAVAQFAITYPDYYKGRFDTKSVEVLVKGKKVALSEVKWDKAGGVIQIFPQEPVPAGQKVELVFSNVENPPFGGVYYFRCQVLSPGDVPLLRYIGTWIISIT from the coding sequence ATGAAATGCTTACTTTCTGCCTTAGCTGTTACTAGCTGTTTATTAACAAGTTTTTCGGCTACAACTTGGGCGCAAAGCTTACCCGGTTTGACACTTTTTAGCGGTGTCAAAGCTGATAATCAACTGCCCTACCGTTTGGATTTTGGCGGACAAACCCATAGCACGGATCGTTATATACTAAGACTTCCAGCCCAAAAAATGAAACTGGCAGTAGCTCAATTTGCCATTACCTATCCTGATTATTACAAGGGACGTTTTGATACCAAAAGTGTTGAGGTTCTAGTTAAAGGTAAAAAAGTTGCCCTGTCTGAAGTCAAATGGGATAAGGCAGGTGGGGTGATTCAAATATTTCCCCAAGAACCAGTTCCCGCTGGTCAAAAAGTGGAGTTAGTCTTCTCCAACGTTGAAAATCCGCCCTTCGGGGGAGTTTATTATTTCAGATGTCAAGTTCTTTCCCCTGGTGATGTACCATTACTGCGTTATATTGGTACATGGATTATCAGTATTACTTAA
- a CDS encoding helix-turn-helix domain-containing protein, translating to MTLTFDRNTYSQLLAEIAPQVIETEEDYERFLKVAEYLTFKKNRSPEERALHKLLVRLIEDYEEENYPMDESTPHEILLHIMESSGIRQADLVRILGSSSGVVSEVVNGKRSISKAQAKALGEYFKVSPSLFI from the coding sequence ATGACCCTTACTTTTGACCGAAATACTTATAGTCAATTACTAGCTGAAATCGCTCCTCAAGTAATTGAAACAGAGGAAGACTATGAACGGTTTCTAAAAGTTGCAGAATATCTAACTTTTAAAAAAAATCGTAGTCCAGAGGAGCGAGCTTTACACAAATTGCTTGTCAGACTAATTGAAGATTATGAGGAAGAAAATTATCCAATGGATGAATCTACACCTCATGAAATATTGCTACATATCATGGAATCTAGCGGAATTCGTCAAGCTGACTTAGTACGTATTCTTGGTTCTAGCAGTGGTGTAGTTTCAGAAGTTGTCAACGGTAAACGTTCAATTAGCAAAGCACAAGCAAAAGCCTTGGGAGAATATTTTAAGGTTTCTCCTAGTTTATTTATTTAG
- a CDS encoding Jag family protein, producing MSDISMQSSEQWLQNLLLLTGVSTQVRANLETTPSSEQDVPAGASYWLTIDQTNLTSEQIRILIGAGGSVLDGIQYLANSVLNLNQPEDNQTAYTVELSGYRVRRQGEIRTLAENAAAEVRFSGREVELQSLSSSERRQIHTLLQEFSDLETFSRGKEPYRYLVVRQAVTP from the coding sequence ATGAGCGACATTTCTATGCAAAGTAGTGAACAATGGTTACAGAATTTGCTACTTCTGACTGGTGTATCTACCCAAGTACGGGCTAATTTAGAAACTACCCCATCTTCTGAGCAAGATGTCCCAGCAGGAGCAAGCTACTGGTTGACAATAGATCAAACTAATTTAACATCAGAACAAATTAGGATTTTAATTGGTGCTGGTGGTTCGGTGCTAGACGGAATTCAGTATCTAGCAAATTCCGTTCTCAACTTAAACCAACCAGAAGACAATCAAACGGCTTACACGGTTGAATTGAGTGGTTATCGGGTGAGACGACAAGGCGAAATCCGCACTTTAGCCGAAAATGCTGCCGCAGAAGTTCGCTTTTCGGGCAGAGAGGTAGAACTTCAATCTCTTAGTTCTTCAGAACGTCGCCAAATCCACACGTTATTGCAGGAATTTTCTGATTTAGAAACCTTCAGTCGTGGTAAAGAACCTTATCGTTATTTAGTTGTTCGTCAGGCAGTTACACCATAA
- a CDS encoding YceD family protein has product MDAIFIPQLTKAPERTEEIQVQEFLPGLETLTPVRGVIQVKHQGNYLEVSSQAETIVTCTCNRCLQQYNHRLVLNTQEVIWLDETANQTEDLPLEMEVAIEDLLETLAPDGHFDPSEWLYQQMCLALPQRQLCNVNCPGILDAAVSEPPTDSRWALLDALKKQLPDN; this is encoded by the coding sequence ATGGACGCTATTTTTATTCCGCAGCTAACCAAAGCCCCGGAGCGGACAGAGGAAATTCAAGTTCAAGAGTTTCTGCCTGGACTAGAAACATTGACACCAGTTCGCGGAGTTATCCAGGTTAAACATCAGGGTAATTATTTAGAAGTTTCATCTCAGGCAGAAACAATTGTTACCTGTACTTGCAACCGCTGTTTGCAGCAGTATAACCATCGTTTGGTTCTGAATACTCAGGAAGTTATTTGGTTAGACGAAACCGCTAATCAAACGGAAGATTTGCCTTTAGAAATGGAAGTCGCTATCGAAGATTTACTGGAAACTTTAGCACCTGATGGTCATTTTGATCCCAGTGAATGGCTCTATCAGCAGATGTGTTTAGCATTACCTCAGCGTCAATTATGCAATGTTAATTGTCCAGGTATTTTAGATGCTGCTGTTTCTGAACCACCTACGGATAGCCGTTGGGCTTTATTAGATGCTTTGAAAAAACAACTCCCAGATAATTAG
- the rpmH gene encoding 50S ribosomal protein L34, with amino-acid sequence MQRTLGGTCRKRKRTSGFRARMRTPDGRNVISARRKKGRHRLSV; translated from the coding sequence ATGCAAAGAACCCTGGGCGGCACTTGCCGTAAGAGAAAAAGAACATCTGGATTTCGCGCCAGAATGCGGACACCAGACGGCAGAAACGTGATTAGCGCTAGAAGAAAAAAAGGACGGCATCGTTTGAGTGTTTAG
- the rnpA gene encoding ribonuclease P protein component, whose protein sequence is MALPKAYRLKSRQDFQAVFREGIRRHSSHFTLRALKPTLLTEPSLDTAPPSTKIGIAISTKVSKRAVVRNKIKRQITAALHQLLPKLLPGWRLVLIVKPTTTKSECETQKFLQELEQLLAQTEVLNGHS, encoded by the coding sequence GTGGCTTTGCCCAAAGCATATCGTCTCAAATCCCGTCAGGATTTTCAGGCAGTTTTCCGGGAAGGAATTCGGCGACATAGTTCTCATTTCACTTTGAGAGCTTTAAAACCTACTCTTTTGACAGAACCTTCTTTGGATACTGCCCCCCCTAGCACAAAAATTGGTATTGCCATTAGTACAAAAGTCAGTAAACGCGCCGTTGTTCGCAACAAAATCAAAAGGCAAATAACAGCAGCATTACATCAACTATTGCCTAAATTACTCCCAGGATGGCGGCTAGTATTAATTGTGAAACCAACAACAACAAAATCTGAGTGCGAAACTCAGAAATTTCTGCAAGAATTAGAGCAGTTGTTGGCACAAACTGAGGTATTAAATGGGCATTCGTGA
- a CDS encoding type II toxin-antitoxin system HigB family toxin produces the protein MHLIHIRTLREEAAKYPDIKKQIEDWYKTVKKSEWQSLNDVQKFHRDAEAVGNFTVFNIKGNDYRLIVGMDYEDQTVYYKYLLTHAEYSKNKWKNDPYF, from the coding sequence ATGCACTTAATTCACATTCGCACCCTCCGCGAAGAAGCAGCAAAGTACCCTGATATCAAAAAACAAATTGAAGATTGGTATAAAACAGTTAAAAAATCCGAATGGCAAAGTTTAAATGATGTTCAAAAATTTCACCGAGATGCTGAAGCTGTTGGTAATTTTACTGTTTTTAATATCAAAGGTAATGATTATCGTTTAATTGTAGGAATGGATTATGAAGATCAAACGGTGTACTACAAATACTTGCTAACTCACGCCGAATATAGTAAAAATAAATGGAAAAATGACCCTTACTTTTGA